A region of the Oceanihabitans sp. IOP_32 genome:
TTCGCCTATTATTGGAGCTGGTACCTATGCTAATAATGCTACTTGCGCAGTATCGAGTACAGGTTGGGGTGAGTATTTTATTCGAGGTATGGTAGCTTACGATATTTCTGCTCTTATGGAATATAAAGGTTTATCGCTTAAAGAAGCCTCAAAAGAAGTTGTTCAAAATAAACTAAGCAATCTTGGTGGTACTGGTGGTATTGTTGCTGTTGATAAAAACGGTAATATGGTGGCAGAATTTAATACCGCTGGAATGTATAGAGCAACTATGGACGATAAAGGCAACTTAGTGATTGGTATTTATGAAGACGAGGAAGAAAAACCTTAGTACGACCAACCTTTTTCTATAATCTCACGTTACTCGAACGCCGCTTTTTGTTTATATCTCAGTTCTTAAATCCATACTATGTCATTTAAAAAACTCGTCCCTTTCGTTTTAATAATTACGTTCTTAGCTTCTTGTAAAAAAGAAGCTGAAGAAACCGATAATCTTTTCAAATTTAGAGACTATATTAGTTATACCACTTCGGGAATGACATCGGTAGCTTCGCCCATACAAATAAATTTGGCTAAAGCTGTTGACGAGTGGGAAATGGGTATGGAGATATCAGACCATATCTTGAGCGTAAAACCTCATGTTCAAGGGAAATTAACGGCTAATAACAGCAACACATTAACCTTTACTCCAGACGAGTATTTAGAGCCCGATACAGAATATACAGTCACCTTAAAACTTGGTCGCATTTATACCGATATGCCTCAAGACTTTAAAGACTACACCTTTCAATTTAAAACAATTGCACCTAGTTTTAATGTACTAACCAACCATTTGCAATCTTACAGTAAAAACTGGCAATACCTTGAAGGCGTTATTAAATCTGCCGATGTAATCGCTTTAAAAGATGCTAAAACCTTAGTTAAAGCATCTCAAAATGATAAAAACTTAACCTTGGTTTTTAATGAAACCGATTCGCTATCTAGATTTTTTGAATTTAAAATTGACAGTATAAACAGGCAAATAGAAGACAGTAAAATTCTAATTAAATGGAGTGGTAAAACCATAAGTGCCCCAAATTCTGGAGAAAACACGATTGCTATTCCTGGCATAAATAATTTCTCGATTGTAAATGTAGATGTCGTGCAATCTCCAGAACAATATCTCTCGATTAATTTCTCGGATCCTTTAAAAAAACAACAGAATTTTGATGGTTTGGTAGCCATTGAAAAAACCAAAAACCTAAAATATATTGTGCAAGGCAATGTCTTAAAAATTTATCCAGACAGTAAATTAGTAGGCGCAATAAAAGTTGATGTTTTTCAAGGGATTAAAAACACAGATGATTTTAAACTAAAGCATCCTTTTTCCGAAACCATTACTTTTGAAGACTTAAAACCTCAAGTTCGTTTAATAAGCAATGGCAGCATCCTACCTAATTCTGAGGCTCTAAAATTTAATTTTGAAGCTGTTAATTTAAGTGCGGTAGATGTTAGGGTTATTAAAGTTTTTCAAGACAATGTGCTTCAATTTCTTCAAGAAAACACCATAAACAGCAACAATACCTACGAGATAAAAAAAGTTGGAAGACGCATTGCCAAACAAACAATTCAATTACAAACTGCTGCCGAAAACACAGGGAAATGGAAAGCTTACAGTATTGATTTGTCAACGTTTTTTAAAGCCGATCCTGGTGCTATTTATCGCGTAGAACTGAGCTTCGATAAAACCTACTCGCTTTACGATTGTGCCTTAAACTCAAATAATACAAGCCCTGAGGAAGACAGCTATAACGATTATTATGAAGACGATTTTTATAGCGATTTAAACGACATTGCTTCGTACGACGAGGATTTAAAAGAAGAGGCCTATTGGGACAACTTACTTTACCGCTACAAAAACTACAACTATAACTGGCGTGAAGAAGAGAACCCTTGCCACGATGCTTATTATAACGAACGTAAAATAGTCTCTCAAAATCTGTTGGCCTCAAATATAGGTGTTATTGCAAAACGCGGCACAAACAATTCTTATTACTTCGCAGTTACTAATATTTTAACCACCAACCCAGAAGCTAATGCCAAGGTGACGCTCTACAACTACCAACAACAAGAGATTGAGAGCAGGTCTACCGACGAACAAGGTTTAATAACTATAGATTCTGATAAACATGCTAGTTTTGCTATTGTTTCTAAAGGGCAAAACAGTGCCTATATAAAACTAGACGACGGCAATTCCTTATCCCTAAGTAAATTTGACGTTTCTGGAAACCGTTTACAACGTGGACTTAAAGGCTACATATACGGAGAACGTGGGGTATGGAGACCAGGCGACACCCTGCATTTAACCTTTTTATTAAACGACGCCAACAACAAACTACCCAAAGGACATCCTGTTAAAATGGAGATTACAAGTCCTGAAGGAAAATTAGTTTATAAAAATATAACCTCGGCTAATCTTAATAACTTTTACAAATTTACAGTACCAACCGCTCAGGAGGACAAAACTGGAAACTACAACGCCAAAGTTTCGGTTGGTGGTGCCGCATTTTACAAACAATTAAAAATTGAAACCGTTAAACCAAACCGTTTAAAAATTAAAGTAGATTTTGAAGATGAGATCTTAACCAGTGAGACCCCTTTAAAAGGAGTTCTAGATGTAAAATGGCTTCATGGCGCGCCAGGAAAAAACTTAAAAGCGGAAATTAAAGCGAAATTCTCACCCTCGAACACCAGTTTTAAAAACTATAGCCAATACACTTTTAACGATCCTACACGTCGTTTTAACACCGAAGAAATAACTGTTTTTACAGGCAAGGTTGATGGGGATGGTTTAGCGCGATTAAACAAGCAATTAAATATTGGTAAAAATGCGCCGGGCATGCTTAACGCGCAATTTTTAGTACGTGCTTTCGAGAATGGCGGCGATTTTTCAATCGATGCTTTTACCAAACCATATGCCCCGTACAAATCGTTTGTGGGTTTACGTTCGCCAGAAGGAAATGCCTATGGTTCGTTTTTTACAGACGAAAACCAAACATTCGATGTGGTGGTGGTTAATGCTGAAGGACAACCTGTAAAACGCGATAATCTTGAAGTAAAAGTTTATAAAATTGAATGGCGCTGGTGGTGGAATTCCTCTTACGACAATCTGTCTAGTTATGTAGCTAGCAGCTACCATAAACCCTATTTAAACTCTAAAATAAACACCGATGCTAACGGAAAAAGCACCTTAAACATCAATATCCCAGATAAAGATCGTGGGCGATACTTGATTAGAATTTTCGATCCAGTTAGTGGGCATGCCACGGGAAGAACCGCCTATTTTTACAAAAATTGGTGGAGCAATTCTAGCTCTGGAGATAAAGAAGCGGCAAAAATGCTTGTGTTTTCAGCCGATAAAGAAAAATATAATGTTGGTGAAACTGCAAAAATAACCTTCCAATCGGGTAGCGCAGGTCGTGCTTTGGTAAGTATAGAAAATGGCACAGAAGTTTTAGACTACAAATGGGTAAAAACGCAACAAGGAGAAACCACGGTTAATATTCCAATAACATCGGTAATGGCACCCAATGTATTCATTAATATATCGCTTTTACAGCCACATGCCATTTCGATTAACGATTTACCAATTCGATTATTTGGTGTTATTCCATTACGCGTTGAAGACCCAAATACCAAGTTAGAGCCACAATTACAAATGCCAGATGTGCTGCGTCCTAAAGAATCTTTTAAGATATCTGTTTCAGAAAAAAATAAGAAACCCATGACCTACACTGTTGCTATGGTAGAAGAAGGCCTATTGAGTTTAACTAACTTTAAAACACCAAACGCATGGGAAGAATTCTATAAACGTGAGGCTTTAGGCGTAAAAACTTGGGATATTTTCGATGCTGTTATTGGCGCTTATTCTGGTAGTATCGACCAAGTGTTTGCTATTGGTGGAGACGGCTATATGGAAGGCGGAAAAAACAAAAAGGCCAATCGGTTTAAACCTGTTGTTACTTATTTAGGCCCTTTTAATTTACAAGCTGGCGAAGAGAAAACACACACTTTAAAATTACCAAACTATATTGGTGCCGTGCGAACCATGGTAATTGCAGGCGATATAAACCATGAAGCATACGGAAGCATCGATAAATCTGTGGAAGTTAAAAAACCTTTAATGGTTTTAGCTTCGCTGCCGCGGAAATTAAGCCCGGGCGAGAAAGTAATACTACCCGTTACTGTTTTTGCCATGGAAACCAAGGTGAAAAATGTAAACATTAATTTAAAATTAAGTGATGGTATTGCTGTAGTTGGAGCAAAAGAGAAATCTTTATCCTTTTCAAAACCAGACGAAAAAATGGCGTATTTCGAGCTCGATGTAAGCAAGGCAAAAGGTATAAATACCGTTGAAGTTATTGCAACAGGACATGGCGAGAAATCTACTTATAAAGTCGAATTAGATGTTGTAAATCCGAATCCCATTTCATCAAAACCAACAGATATAACCCTATCTGCCAATAAAACTGAAGCGATTACGCTGTCAACA
Encoded here:
- a CDS encoding alpha-2-macroglobulin family protein, translating into MSFKKLVPFVLIITFLASCKKEAEETDNLFKFRDYISYTTSGMTSVASPIQINLAKAVDEWEMGMEISDHILSVKPHVQGKLTANNSNTLTFTPDEYLEPDTEYTVTLKLGRIYTDMPQDFKDYTFQFKTIAPSFNVLTNHLQSYSKNWQYLEGVIKSADVIALKDAKTLVKASQNDKNLTLVFNETDSLSRFFEFKIDSINRQIEDSKILIKWSGKTISAPNSGENTIAIPGINNFSIVNVDVVQSPEQYLSINFSDPLKKQQNFDGLVAIEKTKNLKYIVQGNVLKIYPDSKLVGAIKVDVFQGIKNTDDFKLKHPFSETITFEDLKPQVRLISNGSILPNSEALKFNFEAVNLSAVDVRVIKVFQDNVLQFLQENTINSNNTYEIKKVGRRIAKQTIQLQTAAENTGKWKAYSIDLSTFFKADPGAIYRVELSFDKTYSLYDCALNSNNTSPEEDSYNDYYEDDFYSDLNDIASYDEDLKEEAYWDNLLYRYKNYNYNWREEENPCHDAYYNERKIVSQNLLASNIGVIAKRGTNNSYYFAVTNILTTNPEANAKVTLYNYQQQEIESRSTDEQGLITIDSDKHASFAIVSKGQNSAYIKLDDGNSLSLSKFDVSGNRLQRGLKGYIYGERGVWRPGDTLHLTFLLNDANNKLPKGHPVKMEITSPEGKLVYKNITSANLNNFYKFTVPTAQEDKTGNYNAKVSVGGAAFYKQLKIETVKPNRLKIKVDFEDEILTSETPLKGVLDVKWLHGAPGKNLKAEIKAKFSPSNTSFKNYSQYTFNDPTRRFNTEEITVFTGKVDGDGLARLNKQLNIGKNAPGMLNAQFLVRAFENGGDFSIDAFTKPYAPYKSFVGLRSPEGNAYGSFFTDENQTFDVVVVNAEGQPVKRDNLEVKVYKIEWRWWWNSSYDNLSSYVASSYHKPYLNSKINTDANGKSTLNINIPDKDRGRYLIRIFDPVSGHATGRTAYFYKNWWSNSSSGDKEAAKMLVFSADKEKYNVGETAKITFQSGSAGRALVSIENGTEVLDYKWVKTQQGETTVNIPITSVMAPNVFINISLLQPHAISINDLPIRLFGVIPLRVEDPNTKLEPQLQMPDVLRPKESFKISVSEKNKKPMTYTVAMVEEGLLSLTNFKTPNAWEEFYKREALGVKTWDIFDAVIGAYSGSIDQVFAIGGDGYMEGGKNKKANRFKPVVTYLGPFNLQAGEEKTHTLKLPNYIGAVRTMVIAGDINHEAYGSIDKSVEVKKPLMVLASLPRKLSPGEKVILPVTVFAMETKVKNVNINLKLSDGIAVVGAKEKSLSFSKPDEKMAYFELDVSKAKGINTVEVIATGHGEKSTYKVELDVVNPNPISSKPTDITLSANKTEAITLSTFGVPGTNTATLEFSTLPPMDFSRRLQFLIQYPHGCLEQTASGVFPQLFLSDIFDLTQDKKQEIQNNIEKGITRLAHFQLPNGGLSYWMGENTVDDWSTSYAGAFYDRSRKERLCFTLNL